A genomic stretch from Bombina bombina isolate aBomBom1 unplaced genomic scaffold, aBomBom1.pri scaffold_471, whole genome shotgun sequence includes:
- the LOC128644182 gene encoding brain-specific homeobox/POU domain protein 3 encodes MMSMNSKQAFSMHPMLHEPKYSPLHTSSEAIRRACLQAPQLQGNIFAGFDETLLRGAEALAAVDIVTQKTHPFKPDATYHTMSSVSCTPTSSTVHLHHPSVLTTHHSHHHPHHQPSQGLEGDLLDHLNPALTLGHDVGSNSSHPHAHMSAINHMAHHTQTMNMAHNHTLAAHAAMSCAESETDPRELESFAERFKQRRIKLGVTQADVGSALANLKIPGVGCLSQSTICRFESLTLSHNNMVALKPILEAWLEEAERAQREKMAKPEIFSGGDKKRKRTSIAAPEKRSLEAYFAVQPRPSSEKIAAIAEKLDLKKNVVRVWFCNQRQKQKRMKFSATY; translated from the exons ATGATGTCCATGAACAGCAAGCAGGCTTTCAGCATGCATCCTATGCTGCACGAGCCTAAATATTCTCCCCTGCACACTAGCTCAGAAGCCATCCGGAGAGCCTGCCTTCAAGCCCCACAG CTTCAGGGCAATATTTTTGCTGGTTTTGATGAGACTTTGCTAAGGGGAGCAGAAGCTTTGGCTGCAGTGGATATTGTAACACAGAAAACGCATCCCTTCAAGCCAGATGCTACCTACCATACCATGAGCAGTGtgtcctgcaccccaacatcatcaACTGTTCACTTACATCACCCATCTGTTCTTACGACCCACCACTCGCACCATCATCCTCACCATCAGCCTTCGCAGGGCTTGGAAGGAGACCTCTTAGACCACTTGAATCCTGCTCTTACCTTAGGACATGATGTTGGATCAAATTCTTCCCATCCGCATGCCCACATGTCAGCCATTAATCACATGGCCCACCATACACAAACTATGAATATGGCTCATAACCACACTTTAGCAGCTCATGCAGCAATGTCATGCGCCGAAAGTGAAACAGACCCAAGAGAACTTGAATCATTTGCAGAAAGATTCAAACAAAGGAGAATCAAACTTGGGGTTACACAGGCCGATGTGGGATCTGCTTTGGCCAACTTAAAGATACCTGGTGTGGGTTGCCTAAGCCAAAGCACCATTTGTAGGTTTGAATCACTCACTTTATCCCATAATAACATGGTTGCCCTAAAACCCATTTTGGAAGCTTGGCTAGAAGAGGCTGAGAGAGCACAACGTGAGAAAATGGCTAAACCAGAAATATTTAGTGGTGGAGACAAGAAACGCAAACGTACTTCTATTGCAGCCCCAGAAAAGAGATCTCTAGAAGCTTATTTTGCTGTTCAGCCAAGACCTTCCTCAGAGAAGATTGCAGCTATTGCAGAGAAGCTAGACTTAAAAAAGAATGTAGTCAGAGTATGGTTTTGTAATCAAAGGCAGAAACAGAAAAGAATGAAGTTTTCTGCAACATACTGA